The proteins below come from a single Micromonospora citrea genomic window:
- a CDS encoding LLM class flavin-dependent oxidoreductase, whose translation MQFGVFTVGDVTVDPTTGREPTEHERIKAMVTIALKAEEVGLDVFATGEHHNPPFVPSSPTTMLGYVAARTERLLLSTSTTLITTNDPVKIAEDYAMLQHLADGRVDLMMGRGNTGPVYPWFGQDIRNGIPLAIENYDLLRRLWREDVVDWSGRFRTPLQSFTSTPRPLDGVPPFVWHGSIRSPEIAEQAAYYGDGFFANHIFWPREHTQRMVELYRQRYAHYGHGSADQAIVGLGGQVFMRRNSQDAVREFRPYFDNAPVYGHGPSLEEFTAQTPLTVGSPQQVIDRTLGFRDYVGDYQRQLFLIDHAGLPLKTVLEQLDLLGEEVVPVLRKEFESLRPAHVPEAPTHASLRAAAARAERAGSEAGR comes from the coding sequence ATGCAGTTCGGAGTCTTCACCGTCGGCGACGTCACGGTCGACCCGACCACCGGTCGGGAGCCGACCGAGCATGAGCGGATCAAGGCGATGGTCACCATCGCGCTCAAGGCCGAGGAGGTCGGCCTCGACGTCTTCGCCACCGGCGAGCACCACAACCCGCCGTTCGTGCCGTCGTCGCCCACCACCATGCTGGGCTACGTCGCCGCCCGCACCGAGCGGCTGCTGCTGTCGACGTCGACCACGCTGATCACCACCAACGACCCGGTGAAGATCGCCGAGGACTACGCGATGCTCCAGCACCTCGCCGACGGCCGGGTGGACCTGATGATGGGGCGCGGCAACACCGGCCCGGTCTACCCGTGGTTCGGGCAGGACATCCGCAACGGCATCCCGCTCGCCATCGAGAACTACGACCTGCTGCGCCGGCTCTGGCGCGAGGACGTGGTCGACTGGTCCGGCCGCTTCCGCACCCCGCTGCAGTCGTTCACCTCGACGCCCCGCCCGCTCGACGGCGTGCCGCCGTTCGTCTGGCACGGCTCGATCCGCAGCCCCGAGATCGCCGAGCAGGCCGCCTACTACGGCGACGGCTTCTTCGCCAACCACATCTTCTGGCCCAGGGAGCACACCCAGCGGATGGTCGAGCTCTACCGGCAGCGCTACGCGCACTACGGCCACGGCTCCGCCGACCAGGCGATCGTCGGCCTCGGCGGGCAGGTGTTCATGCGGCGCAACTCGCAGGACGCGGTGCGGGAGTTCCGCCCCTACTTCGACAACGCCCCCGTCTACGGCCACGGCCCGTCGCTGGAGGAGTTCACCGCGCAGACCCCGCTGACCGTCGGCAGCCCGCAGCAGGTCATCGACCGGACGCTGGGCTTCCGCGACTACGTCGGCGACTACCAGCGGCAGCTCTTCCTGATCGACCACGCCGGCCTGCCGCTGAAGACCGTGCTGGAGCAGCTCGACCTGCTCGGCGAGGAGGTGGTTCCGGTGCTGCGCAAGGAGTTCGAGTCGCTGCGCCCGGCGCACGTGCCCGAGGCGCCCACGCACGCCTCGCTGCGGGCCGCCGCCGCGCGTGCCGAGCGGGCCGGGTCGGAGGCGGGCCGATGA
- a CDS encoding DNA-3-methyladenine glycosylase, with protein sequence MAYSDSRPAGLTGLADLLAGPVVPAARGLLGCRLSAGGVTVRITEVEAYAGTAGDPASHAHRGRTPRNAVMFGPAGHAYVYFTYGMHWCMNVVTGPDGEASAVLLRAGEVVDGLDEARARRTAVRRDVDLARGPARLCAALGIDRSVYGRYLLGDGPVRLRPADRPVPADAVADGPRVGVTGAHDVPWRFWIADDPTVSAYRRHVPRSRA encoded by the coding sequence GTGGCGTACTCCGACTCCCGTCCCGCCGGCCTCACGGGGCTGGCCGACCTGCTCGCCGGGCCCGTGGTGCCGGCGGCGCGGGGCCTGCTCGGCTGCCGGCTCTCCGCGGGCGGCGTCACCGTCCGGATCACCGAGGTCGAGGCGTACGCCGGGACGGCCGGCGACCCGGCGTCGCACGCGCACCGGGGACGCACCCCGCGCAACGCGGTCATGTTCGGCCCGGCCGGGCACGCCTACGTCTACTTCACCTACGGCATGCACTGGTGCATGAACGTGGTCACCGGGCCGGACGGTGAGGCCTCGGCGGTGCTGCTGCGCGCCGGCGAGGTGGTCGACGGCCTCGACGAGGCCCGGGCCCGCCGCACCGCCGTACGCCGGGACGTCGATCTCGCGCGCGGGCCCGCCCGGCTCTGCGCGGCGCTGGGCATCGACAGGAGCGTCTACGGTCGCTACCTGCTCGGCGACGGCCCGGTCCGGCTGCGCCCGGCCGACCGGCCGGTGCCGGCGGACGCGGTGGCCGACGGCCCGAGGGTGGGCGTGACGGGGGCGCACGACGTGCCGTGGCGCTTCTGGATCGCCGACGACCCGACGGTCAGCGCCTACCGCCGGCACGTTCCCCGCAGCCGCGCCTGA
- a CDS encoding SGNH/GDSL hydrolase family protein produces MHSRRGRLAVAVALLAVGLTTALPAAPATAVPHGDARGGWSAGWASAPQHPVPGNEWDGPNWSTEGFRNQSVRQVVRLSVGGSRLRIRLSNRYGTGPLRVSGATIGRTTAGAAVRPGTVRRLTFGRSAGVTIPAGRDVATDVVFLRTRPLERLTVTLYLAGSTGPATFHENGLTTTYRAAGDHRYDRDGRAFAGEVSDSWYYLTGVDVAGGPRPGRGTVVTLGDSITDGYGSTSGADNRYPDQLAERLAAAGVPMGVANVGINGNKLLTDSTCYGESMLTRFRRDVLDQPGVRTVIVAAGINDLGTSELPDFGCGPSPKVDEHHLVAGYRALIHIARARGITVVGTTLSPVAGSVYGRAEESRVAVNHWIRSSGEFDAVADVDRALADPEGPGLRPAYDCGDRLHPNDAGAQAIADAIELRHL; encoded by the coding sequence ATGCATTCGAGACGTGGCCGCCTCGCGGTCGCCGTGGCCCTGCTGGCCGTCGGGCTGACCACCGCGCTCCCGGCGGCACCCGCGACGGCCGTGCCCCACGGCGACGCGCGCGGCGGTTGGTCGGCCGGCTGGGCGAGCGCTCCGCAGCACCCGGTGCCGGGCAACGAGTGGGACGGGCCGAACTGGTCCACCGAGGGCTTCCGGAACCAGTCGGTGCGGCAGGTGGTCCGGCTGAGCGTCGGTGGCAGCCGGCTGCGGATCCGGCTGTCCAACCGCTACGGCACCGGGCCGCTGCGGGTCAGTGGGGCGACCATCGGCCGGACCACCGCCGGGGCGGCGGTGCGGCCCGGCACCGTCCGGCGGCTCACCTTCGGCCGGTCGGCCGGCGTGACGATCCCGGCAGGCCGCGACGTCGCCACCGACGTGGTGTTCCTGCGCACCAGGCCGCTGGAGCGGCTGACCGTCACGTTGTACCTGGCCGGGTCGACCGGCCCCGCCACCTTCCACGAGAACGGGTTGACCACCACCTACCGCGCTGCCGGCGACCACCGGTACGACCGCGACGGCCGCGCGTTCGCGGGCGAGGTCAGCGACTCCTGGTACTACCTGACGGGAGTGGACGTCGCGGGCGGGCCTCGGCCCGGGCGCGGCACGGTGGTGACCCTGGGTGACTCCATCACGGACGGCTACGGCTCGACGTCCGGCGCGGACAACCGCTATCCGGACCAGTTGGCCGAGCGGCTGGCCGCCGCGGGCGTGCCGATGGGTGTGGCGAACGTCGGCATCAACGGCAACAAGTTGCTCACCGATTCGACCTGCTACGGCGAGAGCATGCTGACCCGCTTCCGCCGGGACGTGCTGGACCAGCCCGGGGTGCGTACGGTGATCGTCGCGGCCGGCATCAACGACCTCGGCACCAGCGAGCTGCCCGACTTCGGCTGCGGTCCCTCGCCGAAGGTCGACGAGCACCACCTCGTGGCCGGTTACCGGGCGTTGATCCACATCGCCCGCGCCCGGGGGATCACCGTCGTCGGCACCACCCTGTCCCCGGTGGCGGGCAGCGTGTACGGACGGGCTGAGGAGTCCCGGGTCGCGGTCAACCACTGGATCCGCAGCAGCGGCGAGTTCGACGCGGTGGCCGACGTCGACCGGGCCCTCGCCGACCCGGAAGGCCCCGGGCTGCGGCCGGCGTACGACTGCGGCGACCGGCTGCACCCGAACGACGCGGGGGCGCAGGCCATCGCCGACGCCATCGAGCTGCGCCACCTCTGA
- a CDS encoding dihydrofolate reductase family protein: protein MTDTNAAPARKVIASTYVSLDGVIANPHLWMMSYMNEEGQRYALEQLFASDALLLGRTTYEGFAQAWPSMPRDEAGFADRMNSMPKYVVSTTLQDADWSNSTIISGDVVKEVGELKRQPGKDILTYGFGRLARTLLDHDLLDELRFWLHPVLVGDGLVENGDLLFRHGGAASLELVGQTAFSSGVVVLRYRPAKKR from the coding sequence ATGACCGACACGAACGCCGCGCCGGCCAGGAAGGTGATCGCTTCGACGTACGTCTCTCTGGACGGGGTCATCGCGAATCCGCACCTGTGGATGATGTCGTACATGAACGAGGAGGGGCAGCGGTACGCCCTGGAGCAGCTGTTCGCCAGCGACGCCCTGCTGCTGGGACGCACCACCTACGAGGGATTCGCCCAGGCGTGGCCGAGCATGCCGCGCGACGAGGCCGGCTTCGCCGACCGGATGAACAGCATGCCGAAGTACGTGGTCTCGACGACCCTGCAGGACGCCGACTGGAGCAACTCGACGATCATCTCCGGCGACGTGGTCAAGGAGGTCGGCGAGCTCAAGCGGCAGCCCGGCAAGGACATCCTGACGTACGGGTTCGGCCGGCTCGCCCGTACCCTGCTCGACCACGACCTCCTCGACGAGCTGCGGTTCTGGCTGCACCCCGTGCTCGTCGGCGACGGGCTGGTGGAGAACGGTGACCTGCTGTTCCGCCACGGCGGCGCGGCCAGCCTGGAACTCGTCGGCCAGACCGCGTTCAGCTCGGGCGTGGTCGTCCTGCGCTACCGGCCGGCGAAGAAGCGGTAA
- a CDS encoding cupin domain-containing protein, with the protein MTYPPPRYLGATGETTATYRTAHSPPELRHADGGEAHYLATGATTNGQFGLYRWDMGPAPSGPAPHFHRSISESFFILAGSVRIYDGRRWIDTGPGDFVHVPEGGIHAFRNESGQPASMLLHFAPGAPREGYFDELSGLAALSEEERADFFLHHDTYWL; encoded by the coding sequence ATGACGTACCCCCCACCGCGGTACCTCGGCGCCACGGGTGAGACCACCGCGACGTACCGCACGGCCCACTCGCCGCCCGAGCTGCGCCACGCCGACGGGGGCGAGGCGCACTACCTGGCCACCGGAGCCACCACCAACGGCCAGTTCGGCCTCTATCGCTGGGACATGGGTCCGGCACCGAGCGGGCCGGCCCCGCACTTCCACCGGAGTATCTCCGAGTCGTTCTTCATCCTCGCCGGCTCGGTGCGGATCTACGACGGCAGGCGCTGGATCGACACCGGGCCGGGTGACTTCGTCCACGTCCCGGAGGGCGGAATCCACGCGTTCCGCAACGAGTCCGGTCAACCCGCCTCGATGCTGCTGCACTTCGCGCCGGGCGCTCCCAGGGAGGGCTACTTCGACGAGTTGTCCGGGCTGGCGGCGCTGAGCGAGGAGGAACGGGCCGACTTCTTCCTCCACCACGACACCTACTGGCTCTGA